AACCGTTAGTATTCGCTTCTGTAGTTAAGGCAGCTATTATTGTAATGGTGATTGGGGTCTTGGTAGTCAACTACTTCATGCTACCAATTATTGAGATGTTGTAGTGGCTGTCTACAGACTAAAAACCTTTTGCTAGATTAGCTGTCATTTCTCAAAGGTGATTGTTTAGAATTGCTTGAAGAATAGAGCCAGCATTGTATCAATGCTGGCTTATGTTTTAACTAGTCTTTCTTGTAGACGTCATGACAGCCTTTACAGCTTTTACCTGTATTCATAAAGGCTTTCTTCATCTCTTTTTTATCACCTTTCTGAGCAACTAAAGCAAGCACTGCTGCATTTTCTTGGAAGGTCTTCATTTTGGCGTCAAAATCGGTTTTGTCGCTCCAAATTTTTGCCAATGCTTCAGTTTCGCCGTTGTCAGACCCAGCAATGAAACCTTCAAGAGGCAGCATAGATAGTGCTGCTACATTAGTTGCTCGCATTGCAAATACGCTAGCATCGTAATCTTTCTTGCCTTTTAGCATTGCGCCCATGTCACCAAAGTTATAGGCAATCATCCCAAAAGCAGATTGACGATAATGAATGGCA
The Shewanella sp. KX20019 DNA segment above includes these coding regions:
- a CDS encoding c-type cytochrome, producing the protein MSLVALAATATIATSVQANNFKEADDAIHYRQSAFGMIAYNFGDMGAMLKGKKDYDASVFAMRATNVAALSMLPLEGFIAGSDNGETEALAKIWSDKTDFDAKMKTFQENAAVLALVAQKGDKKEMKKAFMNTGKSCKGCHDVYKKD